Proteins found in one Triticum urartu cultivar G1812 chromosome 4, Tu2.1, whole genome shotgun sequence genomic segment:
- the LOC125553883 gene encoding peroxidase 56-like, translating into MTKWVPPLGLRFSLPPLLLLAAVIAPVHAYGKLKVGFYRQSCPDAEAIVRRIVTMAVEDDLTVTAPLLRLHFHDCFVRGCDGSVLLNSTKTNIAERDAKPNLTLDAFNVIDAIKEKLEKKCPGTVSCADILAVAARDAVSLATKVVTKGEWREGGNLYEVETGRRDGRVSSAKEAAEELPDSFDEIQKLIKRFKSKGLGIKDLVVLSGAHALGNSHCPSLEKRLRNFTAEDDMDPTLDKTYAATLKQQCTSPDDNMTEVQMVPGRSSTFDSTYYRLVKENKGLFHSDEALLSNGATKMLVYGYMSSEKRFLKDFGVSMVNMGRADVLAGSEGEIRRTCAVLN; encoded by the exons ATGACAAAGTGGGTGCCTCCTCTCGGTCTCAGGTTCTCACTTCCTCCTCTGCTGCTGCTGGCGGCAGTGATTGCTCCCGTCCATGCCTATGGCAAGCTTAAGGTCGGGTTCTACAGGCAATCATGCCCCGACGCCGAGGCCATTGTTCGCAGGATCGTCACCATGGCTGTGGAAGATGACCTAACGGTCACCGCGCCGCTGCTAAGGCTCCACTTCCATGATTGCTTCGTCAGG GGTTGCGATGGATCCGTGCTGCTCAACTCAACCAAGACCAACATCGCGGAGAGGGACGCCAAGCCGAACCTCACCCTGGACGCCTTCAACGTGATCGACGCCATCAAGGAGAAGCTGGAGAAGAAGTGCCCGGGCACCGTCTCCTGCGCAGACAtcctcgccgtcgccgccagAGACGCGGTCTCGCTG GCAACCAAGGTGGTGACCAAGGGAGAATGGCGCGAGGGCGGCAACTTGTACGAGGTGGAGACCGGCCGGCGAGACGGCCGCGTGTCGAGCGCcaaggaggcggcggaggagtTGCCTGATTCCTTTGATGAAATCCAGAAGCTCATCAAGAGGTTTAAGTCCAAGGGCCTTGGAATCAAGGATCTTGTTGTTCTGTCAG GTGCCCACGCGCTAGGGAATTCACACTGCCCATCTTTAGAGAAGAGGCTACGTAATTTCACGGCTGAAGATGACATGGACCCTACCCTGGACAAGACGTACGCGGCAACACTAAAGCAACAGTGCACGAGTCCCGATGACAACATGACCGAGGTGCAAATGGTGCCCGGTCGCTCGTCGACTTTCGACTCGACTTACTACCGCCTCGTCAAAGAGAACAAGGGCCTTTTCCACTCTGACGAGGCCTTGCTGAGTAATGGTGCTACAAAAATGCTCGTGTACGGTTACATGAGCTCGGAGAAGAGATTCCTTAAGGACTTTGGGGTATCTATGGTGAACATGGGGAGGGCTGACGTGCTCGCCGGTAGCGAGGGGGAGATCAGGAGGACATGTGCCGTTCTCAACTAA